Proteins encoded by one window of Acetivibrio thermocellus ATCC 27405:
- a CDS encoding glycosyltransferase family 4 protein — protein sequence MKKRLTILQIRSEFRDNGPGTQSLEIAREMKRRGHNTIFASSGGVLAEEIKKEFRHIDIPTLAVNKRDLISTIKNIIKIRKILREENIDIIHGHNAAAAFTAYLASKTINRKVAITHSVRGMEIRKGYQWRNFIYRLYPATFFAVSDFTRQMLIKAGVKENRIINTYNGVDIGKFDVSKWNKNAFRDEIGVSKDTVLVGTVGRVNYNKGQEVLIKAIPHILKKTSNFKVVIVGDGEKLEACKTLAKDLGVEEFVHFTGFRRDIPNIQAALDIYTLASVKGEMFPNSILEAMAMGNPWVASNLSGIPEISENGRNGFLSEPNNCEDLADKLSKLIMNESLRKEMGENCIKTIYEKYTIEKVCDAIEYGYLSALEQ from the coding sequence GTGAAAAAAAGGCTGACAATACTGCAAATCAGATCCGAATTCAGGGATAACGGCCCTGGAACGCAGAGCCTGGAAATCGCCCGGGAAATGAAACGCAGGGGCCATAATACAATTTTTGCGTCCAGCGGAGGAGTTCTTGCAGAAGAAATAAAAAAAGAATTCAGGCACATTGACATACCCACACTGGCAGTAAATAAAAGGGACCTTATCTCAACAATAAAAAACATCATAAAGATAAGAAAAATACTCAGGGAAGAAAATATAGACATTATACACGGCCACAATGCCGCAGCGGCATTTACCGCATATCTGGCGTCAAAAACCATAAACAGGAAAGTGGCAATCACCCATAGTGTCAGAGGAATGGAAATCCGGAAAGGCTATCAGTGGAGGAACTTTATATACAGACTTTATCCCGCCACTTTTTTTGCCGTGTCCGATTTTACCAGACAAATGCTGATTAAAGCGGGTGTAAAAGAGAACAGAATTATAAATACCTATAATGGAGTGGATATTGGGAAATTTGACGTGTCAAAATGGAACAAAAACGCTTTCAGAGACGAAATTGGCGTTTCAAAAGACACTGTTCTTGTCGGTACTGTGGGAAGAGTCAATTACAACAAGGGGCAGGAAGTTCTTATAAAAGCTATCCCACATATTCTTAAGAAAACATCAAATTTCAAAGTCGTAATAGTCGGAGACGGAGAGAAGCTGGAAGCTTGCAAAACACTTGCAAAAGATTTGGGCGTGGAGGAATTTGTGCATTTTACCGGATTCAGAAGAGACATACCCAATATTCAGGCAGCCCTGGACATATATACTCTTGCTTCGGTTAAAGGTGAAATGTTTCCAAATTCCATACTTGAAGCAATGGCCATGGGAAATCCCTGGGTTGCCAGCAACCTCAGCGGTATCCCGGAAATATCGGAAAACGGCAGAAATGGATTTTTGTCAGAGCCGAACAACTGCGAAGATCTTGCGGACAAATTAAGTAAATTGATTATGAATGAAAGCTTAAGAAAAGAAATGGGTGAAAACTGCATTAAAACCATTTACGAAAAGTACACCATAGAAAAAGTATGCGATGCGATAGAATACGGATATCTGAGTGCTTTAGAACAATAA
- a CDS encoding O-antigen ligase family protein encodes MALKAIYFLVLIASLINMAILLRSSTNKKRIAADSIFLFFVLTLPIIGRYESLALFIISFLLMLRKIRIEKNALTFIYFLIVLVGFLGIFNSINIITSFRELLIVASYFLISITATALVYEFKEAFVEKIFRFIIVSALSVSCLNLIDLIGLFNFRKYIILLKTNNHFAYYIGGILIIVIVMLYDKNKTFRKINLLPVIVFVTSLISAGSRGSLVAIVLTLGVFAVYNKKYKTVFIMALIFIIVYFNFDSLPYNIQRTLLSITNKTATFSNIERLAIWSASIQMIKEHPLVGVGIDNWRYYYLLPEYMQSINTYPHAHNFYLQTGSEMGVTGLILYLFMFAINIYYSIYVFKRTKNEIRKCIALSSIMFFVFTIIYCMVNNPLFNSKPAMLFYIIAGLNAGIYKLTGEEVKIREKKADNTANQIRIQG; translated from the coding sequence ATGGCATTAAAGGCAATTTATTTTTTGGTTCTGATTGCAAGCCTTATAAATATGGCAATACTTCTTCGAAGCAGCACAAACAAGAAAAGAATTGCGGCGGATTCCATATTTTTATTTTTTGTACTGACACTTCCCATTATAGGCAGGTATGAATCCCTGGCTCTTTTTATAATATCGTTTTTGTTAATGCTACGTAAAATCCGAATAGAAAAAAACGCATTGACGTTTATATATTTTCTTATTGTATTGGTGGGATTCCTGGGTATATTCAATTCCATTAACATAATAACTTCGTTCCGGGAACTTCTTATAGTCGCATCATATTTTCTAATCAGCATTACAGCTACCGCACTGGTTTATGAATTCAAGGAAGCGTTTGTTGAAAAAATCTTTCGATTTATAATAGTTTCGGCCTTAAGTGTATCATGTTTAAATCTTATTGATTTAATCGGCCTCTTTAATTTTAGAAAATATATAATTTTGTTGAAAACCAACAACCATTTTGCATATTATATCGGAGGAATATTAATAATTGTCATTGTAATGCTGTATGACAAAAACAAAACTTTCAGGAAAATAAATCTCTTGCCTGTTATCGTTTTTGTTACTTCTTTAATTTCCGCAGGCAGCAGGGGCTCATTGGTTGCTATCGTTCTAACTTTGGGAGTCTTCGCTGTTTATAATAAAAAATATAAAACAGTATTTATTATGGCGTTGATTTTTATTATAGTATATTTTAACTTTGACAGCCTGCCCTACAATATTCAAAGAACCCTGCTGTCAATAACCAACAAAACTGCCACTTTTTCAAATATAGAAAGGCTCGCCATCTGGAGTGCAAGCATACAGATGATTAAAGAGCATCCTTTGGTGGGAGTTGGAATTGACAACTGGAGGTATTATTATTTGCTGCCGGAATATATGCAATCCATAAATACCTATCCCCACGCCCACAATTTTTATCTTCAGACGGGTAGTGAAATGGGAGTTACAGGATTGATTCTCTATCTTTTTATGTTTGCCATAAATATATACTACTCCATTTATGTTTTTAAAAGAACAAAAAACGAAATAAGAAAATGCATCGCGCTCTCCTCAATAATGTTTTTTGTCTTCACAATTATATACTGTATGGTCAACAATCCTCTTTTCAACAGCAAACCTGCCATGCTTTTTTATATAATTGCGGGGTTAAATGCGGGAATTTACAAACTGACCGGAGAGGAAGTGAAAATCCGTGAAAAAAAGGCTGACAATACTGCAAATCAGATCCGAATTCAGGGATAA
- a CDS encoding acylneuraminate cytidylyltransferase family protein, producing the protein MKNMAIIPARAGSKGLKDKNIKLLNGKPMLAYTIEAAKESGLFEEIMVSTDSEKYAEIAKQWGASVPFLRPVELSNDTASSWDVVKYVIEKYKELGREFDTVALLQPTSPLRNSADIIKGYEIMKEKHANSVIAVCEAEHSPLWMNILPENHSMAGFIRPDAANVPRQSIPTYYRINGALYIVKVEYLMNSNDIYSDKSYALIMDKENSIDIDDMFDFKIASLILRDRKQ; encoded by the coding sequence ATGAAAAACATGGCAATCATTCCTGCAAGAGCCGGTTCCAAAGGCTTAAAAGATAAAAATATAAAACTGCTTAACGGAAAACCCATGTTGGCATATACAATTGAAGCGGCAAAAGAATCCGGTTTGTTTGAGGAAATAATGGTATCCACCGATTCGGAAAAATATGCGGAGATTGCAAAGCAATGGGGGGCCAGCGTTCCCTTTTTAAGGCCCGTTGAACTTTCCAATGATACGGCATCATCATGGGATGTGGTTAAATACGTTATAGAAAAATACAAAGAACTGGGCCGGGAATTTGACACAGTGGCTCTGCTTCAGCCAACCTCTCCTTTAAGAAACTCTGCTGATATTATTAAAGGGTACGAAATCATGAAGGAAAAGCATGCAAATTCTGTAATAGCAGTGTGTGAAGCGGAACATTCACCGTTATGGATGAACATTTTGCCTGAAAACCATTCCATGGCCGGTTTTATAAGGCCCGATGCTGCCAATGTCCCAAGGCAAAGCATCCCCACCTATTACAGGATTAACGGTGCTTTATACATTGTCAAGGTTGAATATTTAATGAATTCCAATGATATTTACTCTGACAAAAGCTATGCACTGATTATGGATAAAGAAAATTCAATTGATATTGACGATATGTTTGATTTTAAGATTGCAAGTCTAATATTAAGAGACAGGAAACAGTAA